TTGAAGATGGCAAAGATGGAACAACCTGGAAAATCTAAATCCCAAACCCCAAGACCAAAATTCAAAACGTTGATGTTGGGATTTTGGAAATTGGGATTTGGGATTTTCCATGAGTGAGTTTCTCTACCGCCGCAACGTCGTCCTCGAAACCCTGCGCGCCGGGCGGCGCGACCTGCGACGACTATTCGTCGCCGACGATGCCGACCAGGACTCTCTGCGCGAAGTGCTGGCCGAAGCCAAAAAGCGCAACCTCAAAACGGATCGCAAGCCCCGCAAAGACCTGAACGTTATCAGCCACGGCGACAACCACCAGGGCGTCGCCCTCGAAGTCGGCCCTTATCCTTACGCCGACTTCGACGAGGTGTTGGCCCGCGCCGAGTCGGCAGGCGAGCAACCGCTGTTGCTGTTGCTCGATCAGGTGCAAGACCCGGCCAACGTAGGCCGCCTGCTTCGCACTGCCGAAGCCTGCGGCGTGCATGGCGTGCTGATGCCCGACAAAGGTAGCGGCGAGATCACGCCCGCCGTCGTCACCGCCTCGATGGGCGCGAGTGAACACATGCTGGTGACTCGCGTGGGCAATCTGGCGCGCACGATTGATTTGCTCAAGAAGTCGGACGTTTGGATCGCCGGCCTCGACCTGGCGCCCGATTCGCAAACGCTGGGGCAGGTTGACCTCAACCGGGCGCTGGCGATTGTGGTGGGCAACGAAGGCAGCGGCCTGCGGCGGCTGGTGCGCGAGAAGTGCGATTTGCTCATTCGCCTGCCTATGCGCGGTCACGTTCAATCCCTCAACGCCGCCGTCGCCGGTTCCATTGTGCTTTACGCCGCCTGGCAAGCGAGAGGGTTTGTGAGTGAAAAGTCGGGGTCACCGGCTGGAACTGATTCGACGGCACGGTGAAGTTTTCTGAGGTCAAGCAGTTCGACATCGCTCAACTGACCACCGCCAGCCGCCCCTACAAAACCTTCCAGCTTTTCGCTCTCCTCAAAAACGATACCCGCATCACCCTGGCCGTTGATCCCAAAGAAGCCGAAATCCGCCGCGCTCTGAGACTCGCCAGAGAGCATCTCCACAACTGAGTCGGCCAAAACCTGGAATAAGGCCATGTGGTCGTGGACGAGAGTCGATCACGGCTTCTTTACGACTCCCTGAAGAATGTCACAGGATGGACGGTACATCTGGCACTACGACCTTTAACCTGAATCGGTAGAATGGCGGCTATTCAAATAGAAATTACCCACTTCGATTCACTTTCAAAGGAGAGACCTTCAATGCAATTCGACAATCTTTCACGCCGCAATTTTCTCAAAGTCGCCGGACTGGCCGGGGCCGCCGCCGGTATTTCGGCTTGCGCCGGCTCGGCGCCCGTGCCGCCCACCGCCACCAATGTTACGGCGCACGTGGAAAGCACCCAGTCTCAGGGCGAGACCGCCGAGGAGATGGACAATAAACACAAGGAACGGGTTGATGTTTTCCTGGCCGGCATCGGCAAAGACCCCAGCTTCTGGGGCGCGAAGCTGCCGTTCACCGAAGTGGACGGCTTCAAAGTTTTTGAAGTGACATGCAAAGATGTAAAGTGGGAGATCGAACCGGGCAAGAGCATTGATGCTATGGCTTACAATGGCATCGTCCCCGGCCCGGAGATTCGCATCACCGAGGGCGACAAAGTGCGAGTGGTGGTGAAGAATGAGATGGTGCAAAGCACGGCTATTCACTTTCACGGCGTGCTGGTTCCCAATTCAATGGATGGCGTGCCTTTCGTCACTCAGCCGCCGATCAAAAATGGCGAGACGTTTACCTACGAGTTCACCGCCCGCAACCCCGGCTCGCACATGTATCACTCGCACCACAACGCCGCCGAGCAGGTGACCAAAGGCTTGATAGCGCCGTTTATCATCGAGCCGAAAGACAGGAGCGCCGATCCGGACTATGACGCCGAGTATACGATGGTACTCAACGACACCGGCATTGGCCTGACTATTAACGGCAAGTCGTTCCCTTACACCCAGCCCATCGTCGCCAAACTGGGTGACAGGATTCGAATTCGCTACATGAACGAAGGCCTGCTCATCCATCCAATGCACTTGCACGGTCTGCCACAGCAGGTGTTTTCCAAGGATGGCTGGAATTTGGCTAATCCTTACATGTGCGACACGCTCAACGTCGCGCCCGGCGAACGCTATGATGTGCTCGTAGATTGCACCGAAGCAGGCGCGTGGGCCTTCCACTGCCACATCCTCACTCATGCCGAGTCGGCGGCAGGCATGTTTGGCATGGTGACGGCGCTGGTAGTGCAGTAACCGGCGCAAATCCCGACGTATTACGTGTTGCGTATTTCGTAAACTTCTTCAACGGAATACGCAATATGTTTATGGTATATTCCGGCGCGTATGCGTTTGCTCGCGCCGGTTTTGATTCTTGCCTTGTTGCTGATCTCGTGCAACGGAGGGGCCGCAACGCCGCCGGCGGCAACCCTGCCCCCGCCGCCGACTCAGGCTCTGCCCACCGAACACGCCCCCCAACCGTTGGCCGCCACCCCGTTGCCGACTCGCGTCCGCTGGCAGTTTGGCGAGGTGTTGCCTTACACCGTCCAGCCGGGCGACACATTGATCGCCCTGGCCGCGCACTTCAACACCTCGCCCGAAGCCGTTCAACAACTCAACCCCGATTTTGATTTTGCAACTTACGGCACGCTACCGCCCGGCCAGGCCCTGACTCTGCCCGCTTATTATGCGCCGCTGATCGGCACGCCCTATCACCTCATCCCCGACAGCGAGTTGGTAGCAAGCGCGAGCCAGAAACATTTCTCGGCTAAAGCAACCATTTTGGAGTACAACGGCTTCCTCAGCCGCTACTCGGAATATGCCGAAGAGGAGACGCGGCCCAGTTGGGAGATCGTCGAGCGCGTGGCGCGCGATTATTCAATCAGCCCGCGCCTGTTGCTGGCCCTCGTCGAGTATCGCTCCGGCGCGCTCACTCAGCCGGGGGTGTCCGATTTCACTTATCCACTCGGACATCGCGACCCTTTGCAGACCGGTTTGCACAAGCAGTTGGTGTGGGCGGCAGAGCAGTTGACCCGCGGCTACTATGGCTGGCGGAGCGGCGAACGGGTGGAAGTGAGCCTGGCTGACGGGCACGTAGAGCGCCTCGACTTTTGGCAGAACGCGGGCACGGCGGCCCTGCACACGCTCTTCGGGGCGTTGATGGACTCGGAAGAATTTACAGTGGCGGTTTCCCCGGACGGATTTGGCGCGGCCTATCACAAGTTATTCGGCGATCCATTCATGAATGAAATCACCATCATCCCCGCCAACCTGCAACAGCCCGACCTGGCCCTGCCGTTTTTGGTTGGCAAAATTTGGAGTTACACCGGCGGGCCACACCCGGTTTGGGGTGACAACACACCCTGGGGCGCGCTGGACTTTGCCCCGCCGGCGGTAACGGGCGGGTGCGGTTACTCGACGGAGTGGGTGACGGCGGTGGGCGACGGCCTGATCACGCGCAGCAGCGAGTCGGCGGTGGTGCTGGACTTGGACGGCGATGGCGACGACCGCACCGGCTGGGTGATGTTTTATTACCACATGGGAAGCGACGACCTGGCGGCAGCCGGGTCGGTGGTGAAGACCGGCGATATGCTAGGTCACCCGTCGTGTGAAGGGGGCCGGGCCACCGGCACGCACGTCCACGTGGCCCGGCGCTACAACGGCGAGTGGATGCCGGTGGATGGCCCGATGCCGTTTGTGTTGAGCGGCTGGATGGCCCACGTAGCTGACGAACCTTACAAAGGCACGCTCACTTACGACTTCCCGGCCTTGAAGATCGAAGCCTGCACTTGCGTGACGGCGAACAATTCGCTGTCGCGTTAGAAAAAGAAACCCTGCCACCAGAAATCTCGCAATGAGTTTCATTCATCCTTCTGTGAACTGCGAGAGATCAAGTAATTGAGATCGCTGACAATCTCCTGTGAACGAACGCCAAAAGGAAAGGTGAGCCGCAGGCGGAACTGAGGATCGATCAAGTACACGTAAGCCGAGTGGCTCACCAGATAACCAGCCGCTGAAACCGATATTTTCTTTTCGTATTTAACGCCGTAGGCTTGCGCCGCCGCCGCCACCTCGTCCGGCGAGCCGGTCAGCCCGATGAAGTCGGCTCCAAAATGGGCTACGTAACGTTTCAAAATGTCGGCGCTGTCGCGCTCCGGGTCCAGCGTCACAAAAACCACTCGCACCTGTTCGGCCTGGGCCGGGCTGAGCGCCTCCTTCACCTGCCGCAAATTCGCCAGCGTGGCCGGGCACACATCCGGGCAGGAGGTATAACCGTAAGACAGCAGAATCCATTGGCCGCGTAAATCGTCGAGCGAAAAAATTTGCCCGTCGCCGTTGGTGAGGGTGAAATTAGCGGCGACGGCAGGCGGGCTGGCGGCCACACCAGAAAACGTGTGAGCATTTTTCAGCGTCAGCCAGGCGGCGGCGCCGCCAACCGCGACCAGCAGAACGAGGCCGGCAATGATGATCCACTTGCTTAGCCTCATAAGATGCTCCTGCCTGGATAAATTTGGAGTTGTGATCAAAAAGTCGGTATGCTTCATAAGCAAAGTAATCTCTATCCGGTCGGAATACTCCCAAACTTTATCCGATGAGACCGAGACTGCTCAGTGATGGAAATCATGTTTTGCTGGTGACAAATCACTGGCCCAAATAAAAAAGCCTCTCACCAGTCTGGTGAGAGGCTTTTGATGGAAACCCCGGCTCAATCGGCGGCCGGGGCAACCGCCACTTGTTTGACGAACAGCTTCATATTCAGAACGACGATGCCCCCGGCCACCAAAAGCGTGCCGGCGATCAGCCGCCAGTCGGCCACTTCTTTGAGAAAGACGATACCAAGAATCACGCCGATGACGGGAAAAACGTAGGTGACCACCGAAGCCCGGGTCGGCCCCCAGGCGTTGATCAAATAGAAGAATAGCAAGTAAGCCACGCACGAGCCTAAAACGCCCAGCCAGGCCACGGCGAGCCAGGTGAGCGGCAGGGCCGGGAATCGCAGTGGCGACTCGGCGACTGGGGTGACGATCCACAACATCACGTCGGCGATGAGCAGGATCATGGTGGACTGAACCACCGGCGGCTGGCCCCGGAGATATTTGCGCGAGAAGGTGATGGCGGTGGCGTAGCAAATCGAGGCGGCGATCACGGCCAGTTGTCCGAAAAGATTGCCGTGAATCCCTTGCGGCCCGATGTCCCGGCTTACCAGCACTACCACGCCGATGAAGCCGATGACCAGGCCGGCGATGCGGGCCGGGGTGATCTTTTCGTCGCCCAACCAGAAATGGGCGATGACGATGGTGAACAGCGGCACGGTTCCGTTGAGAATGGAAGCCAGCCCCGAGTCAATTTTGGTTTCGCCCCACGAGATGAGGACGAAAGGAACGGCGGTGTTGAAAACGCCCATGAACAGGAAGGCCAGCAGAACGCGGCGGTCACGTGGAAATGATTGTCGTTGCAAGCTCAACACGACGATTAGACCGAGAAGGCCGAAGAGCAGGCGCAGGGCAACAAGCATGAACGGCCCAATCTCATACACGGCTACTTTTATCCATAAAAACGATGAGCCCCAGATGAGGCCCAGCAGGGCGAAGGCGATCCATTCCTTGAGTTTCATTTACCGTTCCTTTGTTTGCGAGTTGTCGTTTCAGGCTTGGCTTCTGCCGGCGCGCCCAGCACGTTGAGCGCCCCGTCTTCTTTGATGGCGGCCAGGGCGATCATGGTCACACTGCGCGTCACCGTCAGGCGCGAGCGAATGCGGTTGAGCAAGGCGTGCAAGTCGCCTGGGTCGCCCACCCTGGTTTTGAGGATGAAGCAGTCTTCGCCGGCTACGTTGTACAACTCCAGCACGTCGGGGTCGTCGCTGACGGCTTCGATGCCGGGGCCGTATTT
This Chloroflexota bacterium DNA region includes the following protein-coding sequences:
- a CDS encoding LysM peptidoglycan-binding domain-containing protein, whose amino-acid sequence is MRLLAPVLILALLLISCNGGAATPPAATLPPPPTQALPTEHAPQPLAATPLPTRVRWQFGEVLPYTVQPGDTLIALAAHFNTSPEAVQQLNPDFDFATYGTLPPGQALTLPAYYAPLIGTPYHLIPDSELVASASQKHFSAKATILEYNGFLSRYSEYAEEETRPSWEIVERVARDYSISPRLLLALVEYRSGALTQPGVSDFTYPLGHRDPLQTGLHKQLVWAAEQLTRGYYGWRSGERVEVSLADGHVERLDFWQNAGTAALHTLFGALMDSEEFTVAVSPDGFGAAYHKLFGDPFMNEITIIPANLQQPDLALPFLVGKIWSYTGGPHPVWGDNTPWGALDFAPPAVTGGCGYSTEWVTAVGDGLITRSSESAVVLDLDGDGDDRTGWVMFYYHMGSDDLAAAGSVVKTGDMLGHPSCEGGRATGTHVHVARRYNGEWMPVDGPMPFVLSGWMAHVADEPYKGTLTYDFPALKIEACTCVTANNSLSR
- the rlmB gene encoding 23S rRNA (guanosine(2251)-2'-O)-methyltransferase RlmB → MSEFLYRRNVVLETLRAGRRDLRRLFVADDADQDSLREVLAEAKKRNLKTDRKPRKDLNVISHGDNHQGVALEVGPYPYADFDEVLARAESAGEQPLLLLLDQVQDPANVGRLLRTAEACGVHGVLMPDKGSGEITPAVVTASMGASEHMLVTRVGNLARTIDLLKKSDVWIAGLDLAPDSQTLGQVDLNRALAIVVGNEGSGLRRLVREKCDLLIRLPMRGHVQSLNAAVAGSIVLYAAWQARGFVSEKSGSPAGTDSTAR
- a CDS encoding DMT family transporter; protein product: MKLKEWIAFALLGLIWGSSFLWIKVAVYEIGPFMLVALRLLFGLLGLIVVLSLQRQSFPRDRRVLLAFLFMGVFNTAVPFVLISWGETKIDSGLASILNGTVPLFTIVIAHFWLGDEKITPARIAGLVIGFIGVVVLVSRDIGPQGIHGNLFGQLAVIAASICYATAITFSRKYLRGQPPVVQSTMILLIADVMLWIVTPVAESPLRFPALPLTWLAVAWLGVLGSCVAYLLFFYLINAWGPTRASVVTYVFPVIGVILGIVFLKEVADWRLIAGTLLVAGGIVVLNMKLFVKQVAVAPAAD
- a CDS encoding Lrp/AsnC family transcriptional regulator; its protein translation is MPTVALDDTDRKILDLLQRDARMTNAAIAAEVGLTAPSVFERVRKLEQRGVIGGYTVRVDPAALGKTMTAFIRLTAATDEKYGPGIEAVSDDPDVLELYNVAGEDCFILKTRVGDPGDLHALLNRIRSRLTVTRSVTMIALAAIKEDGALNVLGAPAEAKPETTTRKQRNGK
- a CDS encoding SCO family protein, with protein sequence MRLSKWIIIAGLVLLVAVGGAAAWLTLKNAHTFSGVAASPPAVAANFTLTNGDGQIFSLDDLRGQWILLSYGYTSCPDVCPATLANLRQVKEALSPAQAEQVRVVFVTLDPERDSADILKRYVAHFGADFIGLTGSPDEVAAAAQAYGVKYEKKISVSAAGYLVSHSAYVYLIDPQFRLRLTFPFGVRSQEIVSDLNYLISRSSQKDE
- a CDS encoding copper oxidase → MQFDNLSRRNFLKVAGLAGAAAGISACAGSAPVPPTATNVTAHVESTQSQGETAEEMDNKHKERVDVFLAGIGKDPSFWGAKLPFTEVDGFKVFEVTCKDVKWEIEPGKSIDAMAYNGIVPGPEIRITEGDKVRVVVKNEMVQSTAIHFHGVLVPNSMDGVPFVTQPPIKNGETFTYEFTARNPGSHMYHSHHNAAEQVTKGLIAPFIIEPKDRSADPDYDAEYTMVLNDTGIGLTINGKSFPYTQPIVAKLGDRIRIRYMNEGLLIHPMHLHGLPQQVFSKDGWNLANPYMCDTLNVAPGERYDVLVDCTEAGAWAFHCHILTHAESAAGMFGMVTALVVQ